From Flavobacterium alkalisoli, the proteins below share one genomic window:
- a CDS encoding helix-turn-helix transcriptional regulator codes for MDAVEIKQKREELGLTQKELADLVGASRETIINYEKGKPIPKSKIEILNKVLYGNTAYTTIVRSSEVVKLPVDFENKNGNKFIELPNGQFYMLMPLADFNVQAGLLSNYQDADFLMDLSQHGILVDKPVQGRYVAFKVNGDSMDDGSSNAISRNSIVSTRELQRQHWVNKLRYRDFPYWVIYTTQSKMPLLKEIIEHNTEEGYIMCHSLNDSPEFTDFKLHVNDIQALFYVIDVNRSVSKKVVY; via the coding sequence ATGGACGCAGTAGAGATAAAACAAAAACGCGAGGAGCTTGGGCTAACCCAAAAAGAGCTTGCCGACCTGGTAGGTGCCAGCCGCGAAACGATTATTAATTATGAGAAAGGAAAACCCATACCCAAGTCTAAAATAGAGATCCTTAACAAGGTGCTTTACGGCAACACTGCTTACACTACTATAGTAAGGAGCAGCGAAGTGGTTAAGCTGCCTGTTGATTTTGAAAACAAAAACGGCAACAAGTTTATTGAGCTGCCTAACGGACAGTTTTATATGCTTATGCCGCTTGCCGACTTTAATGTGCAGGCGGGTTTGCTGAGCAATTATCAGGATGCCGACTTCCTTATGGATTTGAGTCAGCACGGTATATTGGTAGATAAGCCGGTGCAGGGCCGTTATGTGGCCTTTAAGGTAAACGGCGACAGTATGGACGACGGCAGCAGCAACGCCATTAGCCGAAACAGTATAGTTAGCACCCGCGAGCTGCAGCGCCAGCACTGGGTAAACAAGCTGCGTTATCGCGATTTTCCGTACTGGGTTATTTACACTACCCAAAGCAAGATGCCGCTCCTTAAAGAGATTATTGAGCACAATACCGAAGAAGGCTATATTATGTGCCACTCCCTAAACGACAGCCCTGAGTTTACCGACTTTAAACTTCATGTAAACGATATTCAGGCTCTGTTTTATGTTATTGATGTAAACAGGAGTGTGAGTAAGAAAGTGGTTTATTAG
- a CDS encoding GIY-YIG nuclease family protein, whose translation MHKTLGTHNYYVYILTNKIKTVLYIGVTNNLNERLYYHQNPEAHSKAFTAKYKCSYLLYWEHFTDADIAIAREKEIKKWRREKKDKLISGFNPDWKFLNDKI comes from the coding sequence ATGCATAAAACTTTAGGAACTCATAATTACTACGTTTATATACTAACAAACAAAATAAAAACTGTTCTATACATTGGGGTTACGAATAATCTTAATGAGCGATTATATTATCACCAAAATCCCGAAGCACATAGTAAAGCCTTCACTGCCAAATATAAATGCTCTTACTTATTGTACTGGGAACATTTTACAGATGCTGATATAGCGATCGCCAGAGAAAAAGAAATCAAAAAATGGAGACGGGAGAAAAAAGATAAACTCATATCTGGGTTTAACCCTGATTGGAAATTTTTAAACGATAAAATCTGA
- a CDS encoding endonuclease domain-containing protein, translating into MRKIIPYNPNLKELARQLRNKSTKSEIILWQKLKRKQMYGYDFHRQKPVDNYILDFFCYELMLGIEVDGYSHEFAEVYEKDLVKEAKMADFGISILRFTDYQVLKDTENVIRAIEHFIYEFEGNVL; encoded by the coding sequence TTGAGAAAAATAATTCCTTATAACCCTAACCTAAAAGAGTTAGCGCGTCAGCTCCGTAATAAGAGCACCAAATCTGAAATTATACTCTGGCAAAAGCTTAAGCGAAAGCAAATGTATGGTTATGATTTTCATAGGCAGAAGCCTGTAGATAATTATATACTTGACTTTTTTTGTTATGAACTAATGCTGGGCATTGAGGTAGACGGTTATTCTCATGAGTTTGCCGAAGTTTATGAGAAGGATTTGGTTAAGGAAGCGAAAATGGCAGATTTTGGTATTTCCATTTTACGTTTTACAGATTATCAGGTTTTAAAGGATACCGAAAATGTAATAAGAGCTATTGAGCATTTTATATATGAGTTTGAGGGTAATGTATTATAA